A single region of the Thermodesulfatator indicus DSM 15286 genome encodes:
- the bamA gene encoding outer membrane protein assembly factor BamA, translating into MAEKKTLLFLPLKINAPKNYQEKLLKINHLLRDSLENRGFKVLFSEEAKHDFNFYCKKFPVSAVVSGSLTYIAGQVSLDLKVYNCGSPYPKRLYSEGKITELKELTQKTVNLIEKTLLRQQIVAEVKIKGNIRMDADAIYPVLSLKAGDIFDPQKIREDIKNIYKLGYFDDVKVDVEQTKEGLVVTYIVREKPVVKRIVYQGNKAIKEKDLQKITELKTSSILNLRKIDEAAEKIKLFYKEKGFYDTKVQTQVKKLNPREVEVIFKIKEGKKIYIKKITFEGNKAFSDNDLKKLLEVSEKGHFSWLKKIKTFFTGGIPPGVYSYGGLYRSLPKIVAFYQNHGYIDVKVGEPRIKRKGEWVYITIPIEEGPRYTVGQVDIKQDLFKDKEFILKKLELPKKKYFSREALRRDILKITDLFADKGYAYARVEPIIRRDLKKHQVDVIFKVDKGPLVYVNRIEITGNTRTRDNVIRRELLIVEQRPFSATRLRKSENRLRRLGYFEDVRISTEKGVKEDQMNIKVKVKEQPTGTFSIGAGYSSVDKFVFTSEISQRNFLGKGQTLALQGYFSSRTTRYKLSFTDPYFRDSKFSLGLNAYDWTREYDDYTRKSQGFGINIGYLWRPDIRFHFGYQYDDSNLTDYSEYTSAIIRESADIHITSSIELGVTRDSRNHFFDPSRGSLTSIFYEHAGGFLGGDSAYEKITANFSFYHPLFKDLVGHIRVGAGYITEGSGGKLPVFKKFYLGGLDSVRGYRYGDISPIDPATGERIGGEQMFFVQTEAIFPLVKSMGLKGVVFFDMGNAWDPDTGYRFSDLRKSVGFGLRWLSPLGPMRIEWGFNIDTKPGEEKSNWNFRIGGVF; encoded by the coding sequence TTGGCTGAAAAAAAGACTCTTCTTTTTTTACCTTTGAAGATAAATGCTCCTAAAAATTACCAGGAAAAGCTTTTAAAGATTAACCATCTTCTCAGAGATTCCTTAGAAAATAGAGGCTTTAAAGTTCTTTTTTCTGAAGAAGCCAAGCATGACTTTAATTTTTATTGTAAGAAATTTCCTGTTTCCGCAGTTGTTTCTGGCTCGCTTACGTATATTGCCGGTCAGGTAAGCCTTGATTTGAAAGTCTATAATTGCGGAAGTCCATACCCCAAACGTCTTTATTCCGAAGGAAAGATAACAGAGCTTAAAGAGTTAACGCAAAAGACGGTTAATCTCATTGAAAAAACCCTTCTTCGCCAACAAATAGTGGCTGAGGTGAAAATTAAAGGCAATATACGCATGGATGCCGATGCCATTTATCCGGTACTTTCCTTAAAAGCAGGGGATATTTTTGATCCCCAAAAAATAAGAGAAGACATAAAAAATATCTATAAACTGGGTTATTTCGACGACGTTAAGGTAGATGTAGAACAAACGAAAGAAGGCCTGGTGGTTACATATATTGTACGTGAAAAGCCAGTAGTAAAACGTATAGTTTATCAAGGCAATAAGGCTATTAAAGAGAAAGATTTACAAAAGATCACCGAGCTTAAAACGTCTTCAATTTTGAATCTTCGCAAAATAGACGAAGCTGCAGAAAAAATAAAACTCTTTTACAAAGAAAAAGGGTTCTATGACACCAAGGTACAAACTCAGGTTAAAAAACTTAATCCTCGAGAAGTAGAAGTCATCTTTAAAATAAAAGAAGGTAAAAAGATTTATATCAAGAAAATCACTTTTGAAGGCAATAAGGCCTTTTCTGATAATGACCTTAAAAAACTTCTTGAAGTAAGTGAAAAGGGACATTTTTCCTGGCTAAAAAAGATAAAGACGTTTTTTACCGGAGGTATTCCACCTGGTGTTTACAGTTATGGGGGGCTTTATCGGAGTTTGCCCAAGATCGTGGCTTTTTACCAAAATCACGGCTACATAGACGTTAAAGTGGGTGAGCCCCGCATAAAACGTAAGGGTGAGTGGGTTTATATAACCATTCCCATTGAAGAGGGGCCACGTTACACTGTGGGGCAGGTGGACATAAAGCAGGACCTCTTCAAAGATAAAGAATTCATTCTCAAAAAACTAGAATTGCCCAAAAAGAAGTACTTTAGCCGTGAGGCCTTACGGCGAGATATTTTGAAGATTACAGACCTTTTTGCTGATAAAGGGTATGCTTACGCGAGAGTTGAACCTATTATCCGCCGTGATCTTAAAAAACATCAAGTAGATGTAATTTTTAAAGTAGATAAAGGTCCTCTTGTTTACGTGAACCGTATAGAAATTACCGGAAATACCCGCACACGAGACAATGTTATAAGAAGAGAGCTTCTCATCGTAGAACAGCGACCTTTTAGTGCCACCAGGCTTCGTAAAAGTGAAAACCGTCTTAGACGTCTGGGATACTTTGAAGACGTGCGCATAAGTACAGAAAAAGGCGTCAAAGAAGACCAGATGAACATAAAAGTTAAGGTCAAAGAACAACCTACTGGTACCTTTAGCATAGGAGCCGGCTATTCTTCTGTAGATAAATTTGTTTTCACGTCAGAAATTTCACAACGCAATTTCCTGGGCAAAGGGCAGACTCTTGCTTTGCAAGGTTATTTCAGCTCTAGAACTACACGCTACAAGCTTTCTTTTACGGATCCTTATTTCCGCGACAGCAAATTTTCTTTAGGGCTTAATGCCTATGATTGGACTAGAGAATACGATGATTATACTCGCAAAAGCCAGGGCTTTGGCATTAACATAGGTTATTTATGGCGGCCAGATATTCGTTTCCACTTTGGTTATCAATACGATGACTCAAATCTTACAGACTATTCTGAGTACACTTCGGCCATTATTAGAGAGTCAGCAGACATTCACATTACCAGTTCTATTGAATTAGGAGTTACTAGAGATTCAAGGAACCATTTTTTTGATCCTTCTCGAGGGTCATTGACTTCTATTTTTTACGAACACGCTGGGGGCTTTTTAGGTGGAGACAGCGCTTACGAAAAGATAACGGCTAATTTTAGTTTCTATCACCCGCTTTTTAAAGATCTAGTAGGCCATATTCGAGTGGGGGCAGGTTACATAACCGAAGGAAGTGGAGGGAAACTACCGGTCTTTAAAAAGTTCTATCTGGGAGGGCTTGACTCAGTTAGAGGATATCGCTACGGAGATATAAGCCCCATTGACCCTGCCACCGGTGAGCGTATTGGTGGTGAGCAAATGTTTTTTGTACAGACAGAGGCTATTTTCCCACTGGTAAAAAGTATGGGTCTTAAAGGGGTAGTGTTTTTTGATATGGGAAATGCTTGGGACCCGGATACAGGCTATCGATTCTCTGACTTAAGAAAATCCGTTGGCTTTGGTCTTCGCTGGCTTTCTCCCCTGGGGCCCATGCGCATAGAATGGGGCTTTAACATAGACACCAAGCCCGGCGAAGAGAAAAGCAACTGGAATTTCCGTATCGGCGGAGTCTTTTAA
- a CDS encoding ABC transporter ATP-binding protein: MTKLAIEAKNLTKVYGSGLGRVEVLKGADLEILAGEKVAIVGASGVGKTTLLHIIGTLDRPDSGQVLHFGVDVFSLPDLELSRFRNKKLGFVFQFHHLLPEFNALENTMLPALIEGRPTKEARELAEAILEKVGLSHRLTHRVSELSGGERQRVAIARALVLNPPVLLADEPTGNLDVKTAQGIVDLFLYINQAHATTLVVVTHNPELAAKMDRVFGLSNRKIIELPKDEPWPWTLKK, encoded by the coding sequence ATGACTAAGCTGGCTATTGAGGCCAAAAATCTTACCAAAGTTTACGGCTCAGGTCTGGGGAGAGTAGAGGTTTTAAAAGGTGCAGACCTTGAAATACTTGCTGGTGAAAAAGTGGCTATTGTAGGGGCTTCAGGGGTGGGAAAAACGACTTTGCTTCACATCATAGGAACTCTTGACCGTCCGGACAGTGGCCAGGTGCTTCACTTCGGTGTTGATGTTTTTTCTCTCCCTGATCTAGAGCTTTCTCGTTTTAGAAATAAAAAACTGGGTTTTGTTTTCCAATTCCATCATTTATTGCCAGAGTTTAATGCTCTCGAGAACACTATGCTCCCTGCTTTGATTGAAGGAAGGCCTACTAAAGAAGCACGAGAGCTTGCCGAAGCCATTCTTGAAAAGGTTGGTCTTTCGCATAGACTAACTCATCGTGTATCTGAACTTTCTGGCGGGGAAAGGCAGAGAGTAGCTATTGCCCGAGCCTTGGTTTTAAACCCTCCGGTACTTTTAGCTGATGAACCTACTGGTAATCTGGATGTAAAGACGGCTCAGGGAATAGTTGATCTTTTTTTGTACATTAACCAAGCCCATGCTACCACCTTAGTGGTAGTTACCCATAATCCAGAGCTAGCAGCCAAAATGGACCGGGTTTTTGGTTTGAGTAACAGAAAAATTATTGAACTACCAAAGGATGAACCATGGCCTTGGACTTTAAAAAAGTAA
- a CDS encoding ABC transporter permease, giving the protein MISRFEWYIAFRYLLSRKKHRFTSFISGMAILGVAIGVCALIVVISVMSGFQKELRDKLLGINAHVIVQKMGGPITNYQQVMQEIKGMSLKKQGIFYWLGRLRGKGEVKVEDVLPSVILQGMLSAGEGQSGVILRGVPGKEANKFFKKIKLKQGSFLELKGDAPVIILGWRLAKNLDLTKGDKVTVILPQGRATVVGFLPKMKTLTVGGIFETGLYEFDSSLAFIPLGLAQNLADTKGVSNIEVRITDPFYAGEFSKLVAKKLGFPYWVIDWRTMNASLFSALKLEKAAMFIILTLIIVVAAFNIVAALIMLVGEKKADIAILKTIGASDRSILKIFMLTGFLLGLSGIILGVLSGLSLCFFIDRYPIIKLPGDVYFVETLPVLVDFFDISLISISAIFLALLATVYPARQAAKLPPAEVLRYD; this is encoded by the coding sequence ATGATAAGCCGTTTTGAATGGTACATTGCCTTTAGGTATCTGCTTTCTCGTAAGAAACACCGGTTCACTTCCTTTATTTCGGGGATGGCCATCCTTGGGGTGGCTATAGGTGTTTGCGCCCTGATTGTAGTTATTTCGGTGATGTCAGGGTTTCAGAAAGAGTTGCGTGATAAACTTCTTGGCATTAACGCCCACGTTATCGTTCAAAAGATGGGGGGGCCTATCACTAACTACCAGCAAGTTATGCAAGAGATTAAAGGCATGAGCCTTAAAAAGCAAGGTATTTTCTATTGGCTTGGCCGTTTGCGAGGCAAAGGCGAGGTAAAAGTCGAAGATGTTTTACCCTCGGTGATTCTCCAGGGTATGCTTTCTGCAGGAGAAGGCCAGTCTGGAGTTATTCTTAGGGGGGTTCCAGGAAAAGAGGCGAATAAATTTTTTAAGAAAATTAAACTCAAGCAGGGCAGTTTTCTCGAGCTTAAAGGAGACGCACCTGTAATTATTTTAGGCTGGCGTCTTGCCAAAAACCTTGATTTAACTAAGGGAGACAAAGTTACTGTTATTCTTCCTCAGGGTCGGGCGACGGTAGTGGGGTTTCTGCCCAAGATGAAAACTTTAACGGTTGGAGGTATTTTTGAAACCGGGCTTTATGAATTTGATTCTTCTCTGGCTTTTATTCCTTTAGGACTTGCTCAAAACCTGGCTGATACAAAAGGCGTTTCCAACATAGAGGTCCGTATAACTGACCCTTTTTACGCCGGAGAATTTTCTAAATTAGTAGCTAAAAAGCTTGGATTCCCTTATTGGGTGATTGATTGGCGCACTATGAATGCTAGCCTGTTTTCTGCTCTCAAGCTTGAAAAAGCAGCTATGTTTATCATTTTGACCCTTATCATCGTGGTAGCGGCCTTTAATATTGTGGCTGCCCTGATTATGCTCGTTGGAGAAAAGAAAGCGGATATTGCCATTTTAAAAACTATCGGGGCGTCTGATCGTTCTATCCTTAAAATTTTTATGTTAACCGGGTTTTTACTTGGGCTTTCGGGGATTATCCTGGGAGTCCTCTCGGGACTTTCCCTCTGTTTCTTCATTGACCGTTATCCTATTATTAAACTCCCTGGAGATGTATATTTTGTAGAAACGCTCCCCGTACTGGTAGATTTTTTTGATATTTCTTTAATTTCCATTTCAGCCATTTTCCTGGCCCTTTTGGCCACGGTTTATCCTGCACGGCAGGCGGCCAAACTTCCTCCAGCTGAGGTCCTGCGTTATGACTAA
- the lysS gene encoding lysine--tRNA ligase, with product MSEESQVLKVRREKAEELESQGVPLFPNQFKPEDKAGAIKEIFGDYQPEELEKLEATFKVAGRLMARRDFGKAMFIHIQDETGRIQVFIKRDELGAEKFKLFKKYFDLGDIIGVEGSLFKTKTGELTILAKEVVLVTKALRPLPEKYHGLQDVELRYRRRYLDLIMNERVREIFRTRTRIVEYFRRYFSSQGFLEVETPMMQPIPGGATARPFKTYHHALERELYLRIAPELYLKRLLVGGFERVFELNRNFRNEGISIQHNPEFTMLEFYEAYATYEDLMTRTEEIFVGLARELKGDTKIVYQGQEIDFTPPWPKIPFKQALIDIGGVPEEVLDDREKVIAFAREKEIKIDEREPVLGKLWAKLFDALVEPELIQPTFIIAFPVDISPLARRNEKDPSVADRFELFIAGREIANAFSELNDPRDQRARFEEQIKRRLKDDPEIHPEIDEDFIRALEYGMPPAAGEGIGIDRVVMLFTDSPSIREVILFPHLRPEQK from the coding sequence GTGAGCGAGGAAAGCCAGGTATTAAAAGTAAGACGTGAAAAGGCCGAAGAGCTTGAGTCTCAGGGTGTCCCCCTTTTTCCAAACCAGTTCAAGCCTGAAGACAAAGCCGGTGCAATAAAAGAAATATTTGGAGATTACCAGCCAGAGGAGCTTGAGAAACTTGAGGCCACGTTCAAAGTGGCTGGGCGTCTTATGGCTCGTCGCGATTTTGGTAAGGCCATGTTTATCCATATTCAAGATGAGACTGGCCGCATACAGGTTTTCATTAAGAGAGACGAACTAGGAGCAGAAAAATTTAAGCTTTTCAAAAAATATTTTGACCTGGGCGACATAATCGGGGTAGAAGGCTCTCTTTTTAAAACTAAAACCGGTGAGTTAACTATCCTGGCCAAAGAGGTAGTGCTGGTAACCAAAGCCTTAAGGCCTCTGCCTGAAAAATACCACGGTCTTCAGGACGTTGAACTTCGCTATCGTCGCCGTTACCTGGATCTTATTATGAATGAGCGGGTAAGGGAGATTTTTCGTACTCGTACCCGAATCGTTGAGTATTTTAGGCGTTATTTTTCTTCTCAGGGGTTCCTTGAAGTAGAAACCCCGATGATGCAGCCAATTCCTGGGGGAGCTACGGCTAGACCTTTTAAAACCTATCACCACGCCCTTGAAAGAGAACTTTATCTCCGCATTGCCCCAGAACTTTATTTAAAGCGCCTCTTGGTGGGAGGTTTTGAGAGAGTCTTTGAGCTTAATCGCAATTTCCGAAATGAGGGTATATCCATTCAACACAATCCTGAATTTACTATGCTAGAGTTTTATGAGGCCTATGCCACTTATGAAGACCTGATGACTCGCACGGAAGAAATATTTGTAGGTCTAGCCCGTGAGTTAAAAGGTGATACAAAAATCGTTTATCAGGGCCAGGAAATAGATTTTACTCCTCCTTGGCCTAAAATTCCCTTCAAACAGGCCTTGATAGATATTGGTGGTGTGCCTGAAGAAGTCCTTGATGATCGCGAAAAAGTTATTGCTTTTGCCCGAGAAAAAGAAATAAAGATTGATGAACGTGAGCCTGTGCTGGGTAAACTTTGGGCCAAACTCTTTGACGCCCTGGTTGAACCTGAGCTTATTCAACCTACTTTTATCATTGCTTTCCCAGTAGATATTTCACCTCTTGCCAGGCGTAATGAAAAAGACCCAAGCGTAGCCGACCGCTTTGAGTTATTTATTGCCGGGCGAGAGATAGCCAACGCCTTCTCTGAACTTAATGACCCTCGGGATCAACGGGCACGCTTTGAAGAGCAAATTAAACGCCGCTTAAAGGATGATCCGGAGATTCACCCAGAGATAGACGAAGATTTTATTCGGGCTCTGGAATATGGCATGCCCCCAGCTGCTGGAGAAGGAATTGGTATTGATAGGGTAGTTATGCTTTTTACTGATTCACCCTCAATAAGGGAGGTTATCCTTTTTCCTCATCTCAGGCCAGAGCAAAAATGA
- a CDS encoding ATP-dependent helicase, producing the protein MTSISLDQYQEQAVKAKGNTLVVAGPGAGKTRVLLAKAIHLLEQGIDPEKVLILTFTIKTTQELKERLASIGIKGVKVDTFHALAYDLLKAKGIKPRLATEEELKALARDLSKRKGLSLKDFRKALDKGENHYRSLWEEALKLHGLYDFSLLLKEATGHYLQQEKVYLLIDEFQDLNPELTSFLKTFTKAEFFLVGDPAQAIYGFRGACPQVIKEFVDYLAPQIYFLKKSYRVPEKVLNFAETLRETQGFPLEPLEAVQKGGNRLGLSFNKPFNEAKGVAKLVSELLGGLQMEASQRGLAPPEIAILSRVRTLLNPIKEAFIKFGIPFQVPSENLKEEISAIESLSDIAKSIKSLKELEAYLAEGPSSVKEAWLESQSLEGFLFRLEMLKTFASISIRKDGVPLLTIHEAKGLEFKVVILVGAEDGLLPFTLLEDYDLAEEKRVAYVAVTRAQESFYFTQVKTGRFLYGHKLSGKVSPFFETLPIKEKSSKTKPKARQKKLFG; encoded by the coding sequence ATGACGTCAATCTCTCTTGATCAGTATCAGGAGCAAGCGGTTAAGGCCAAAGGCAATACTTTAGTTGTAGCTGGTCCTGGAGCCGGTAAAACTAGAGTTCTTTTAGCCAAAGCCATTCATTTGCTTGAACAAGGGATTGATCCTGAGAAAGTTTTAATTCTTACCTTTACTATTAAAACCACACAGGAATTAAAAGAAAGGCTGGCCTCAATAGGTATCAAAGGAGTAAAGGTAGATACCTTTCACGCCCTTGCCTACGATCTTTTAAAAGCAAAAGGCATTAAGCCGCGTTTGGCCACAGAAGAAGAATTAAAGGCCTTAGCGAGAGACCTTTCTAAGCGTAAGGGCCTTTCCCTCAAGGATTTTAGAAAGGCCTTAGATAAAGGCGAAAACCATTATCGTTCTCTCTGGGAAGAGGCCTTAAAATTACATGGTCTTTACGATTTTTCTCTCTTGTTAAAAGAAGCTACGGGGCATTATCTACAACAAGAAAAGGTTTATCTTTTGATAGACGAATTTCAGGACCTTAACCCGGAGCTTACTTCGTTTTTAAAAACTTTTACCAAGGCCGAATTTTTTCTGGTAGGTGATCCTGCCCAGGCTATATACGGTTTTCGTGGGGCCTGTCCCCAAGTAATAAAAGAATTTGTAGATTATCTTGCCCCTCAAATATATTTTCTCAAAAAAAGCTATCGGGTACCGGAAAAGGTCCTTAACTTTGCGGAGACTCTTAGAGAAACTCAAGGTTTCCCTTTAGAGCCTCTTGAGGCTGTGCAAAAGGGTGGAAATCGTTTAGGGCTTTCTTTTAACAAGCCATTTAATGAGGCCAAAGGAGTGGCCAAGTTAGTTAGCGAATTGTTAGGTGGTCTCCAGATGGAGGCCAGCCAAAGAGGGCTTGCTCCTCCTGAAATAGCGATCTTATCAAGGGTACGAACCTTACTCAATCCGATAAAAGAGGCCTTTATTAAGTTTGGTATCCCTTTTCAAGTGCCTTCAGAAAACTTGAAAGAAGAAATTTCTGCTATTGAGAGCCTAAGCGATATAGCTAAAAGTATTAAGAGCTTAAAAGAGTTAGAGGCATATCTGGCTGAAGGTCCTTCTTCAGTAAAGGAGGCCTGGCTAGAAAGTCAATCTTTAGAAGGCTTTTTGTTTCGTCTAGAGATGCTAAAAACCTTTGCGAGTATTTCTATAAGAAAAGACGGGGTACCTCTTCTTACTATTCATGAGGCCAAAGGTCTTGAGTTCAAGGTTGTAATTCTTGTTGGGGCTGAAGATGGTCTTCTTCCGTTTACCCTTTTGGAAGATTACGACCTAGCAGAGGAAAAGCGCGTAGCTTATGTAGCCGTAACCCGGGCTCAGGAGAGCTTTTACTTTACTCAGGTTAAAACAGGTCGCTTTCTTTATGGCCACAAGCTTTCAGGAAAAGTGAGCCCTTTTTTTGAAACACTGCCCATAAAAGAAAAGTCTTCCAAAACTAAACCTAAGGCCCGCCAGAAAAAACTATTTGGCTAA
- a CDS encoding HDOD domain-containing protein has product MPEMQVKNLNQQEASSQAEVIDMIPLRTPQNKIIEAKKLPTLPDIAYRLLELLSGDPDIAELEGVIRYDQAITAKILSVANSAYISTQKEITTLDRAIMFLGVREVSEIAFSICVFSVFKTLKNIRNFDVHEFWIHSIATGITARVIAQSLDAEDEDLFFTLGLLHDIGRLATLHLFPDQFEEILVIQENSEKSLLAIELEAGLAHTWIGRWLLQRWGLPEKFIKVARFHHNPFYKGKFLFEPAVIKLADLISHQLKLAELPGAPKEDPSPLLKKLGLDEELYQTIVEHLLFVKESIKEAWKQAI; this is encoded by the coding sequence ATGCCAGAAATGCAGGTAAAAAATTTAAACCAGCAAGAAGCTTCCTCTCAAGCCGAGGTCATTGATATGATACCCCTACGTACTCCCCAAAATAAGATAATTGAAGCCAAAAAACTCCCAACTTTACCAGATATTGCCTACCGTTTACTTGAACTTCTCTCAGGGGATCCAGACATTGCCGAACTTGAAGGTGTTATCAGGTATGACCAAGCCATTACCGCTAAAATTCTTTCAGTAGCTAATTCAGCGTACATTTCTACTCAAAAAGAGATAACTACCCTTGACAGGGCTATCATGTTTTTAGGGGTGCGCGAAGTTAGCGAGATAGCCTTTAGCATTTGTGTTTTTAGCGTATTCAAAACCCTCAAAAATATAAGAAATTTCGATGTACACGAATTTTGGATCCATTCTATTGCTACAGGTATTACGGCTAGAGTAATTGCCCAATCGTTAGATGCCGAAGATGAAGACTTGTTTTTTACTCTTGGGCTTTTACACGATATAGGAAGATTGGCGACCCTTCATCTTTTTCCTGATCAGTTTGAAGAAATTCTTGTTATTCAGGAAAATAGCGAAAAATCCCTTTTAGCCATTGAACTTGAAGCTGGGCTGGCTCATACTTGGATTGGGCGTTGGCTCCTTCAACGCTGGGGACTTCCAGAAAAGTTTATAAAAGTGGCTAGATTTCATCATAATCCCTTTTACAAAGGCAAGTTTCTTTTCGAACCAGCCGTTATAAAACTGGCAGATTTGATATCTCATCAATTAAAACTTGCTGAACTCCCCGGAGCGCCTAAAGAAGATCCTTCTCCTTTACTCAAAAAGCTAGGTCTTGACGAAGAGCTTTATCAAACCATTGTTGAACATCTACTGTTTGTAAAAGAAAGCATAAAAGAGGCCTGGAAACAGGCCATTTAG
- a CDS encoding DUF488 family protein, producing MPEQRQEPSKKVVYTLGTSTRSFDEFLRILKKYKIKQVIDVRSFPKSRRFPHFNQEILSKKLAEEGFYYVWLGKELGGFRREGYEKYMQTEDFAEGLNRLLALIEGDTSVIICAEKFPWRCHRRFISRKLSEKGIGVIHIIDDSQIWISQKLLGLI from the coding sequence ATGCCTGAGCAAAGACAAGAACCTAGTAAAAAAGTAGTATATACCCTTGGGACCTCTACCAGAAGTTTCGACGAGTTTTTGAGGATACTCAAAAAGTACAAAATAAAACAGGTGATTGATGTGCGGTCGTTCCCTAAAAGTCGGCGGTTCCCCCACTTTAATCAGGAAATTCTTTCTAAAAAACTAGCAGAGGAAGGCTTTTATTACGTATGGCTTGGCAAAGAGCTTGGTGGTTTTAGGCGTGAAGGTTATGAAAAATATATGCAAACTGAGGATTTTGCCGAAGGCTTAAATAGACTTTTAGCCTTAATTGAAGGAGACACTAGCGTTATTATTTGTGCGGAAAAATTCCCCTGGCGTTGCCACCGACGGTTTATCAGCCGTAAGCTCTCTGAAAAGGGTATTGGCGTTATTCATATCATTGATGATAGCCAAATTTGGATATCCCAAAAACTTCTCGGGCTAATTTAA
- a CDS encoding FmdB family zinc ribbon protein — protein sequence MPIYEFVCKDCRHIFESLCFTSRDIESVRCKRCGSKNVSKLVSTFSSRVGSSSSFGGGFSSGSSCGGLGGFS from the coding sequence ATGCCGATATATGAATTTGTTTGCAAGGACTGTCGCCATATATTTGAAAGCCTTTGCTTTACTTCTCGTGACATAGAAAGTGTAAGGTGTAAACGCTGTGGCAGCAAAAACGTAAGTAAATTAGTTTCTACTTTTAGTAGTCGAGTAGGAAGTTCGTCATCTTTTGGTGGAGGTTTTAGTAGCGGAAGTTCATGTGGCGGGCTGGGAGGATTTTCCTGA
- a CDS encoding DedA family protein codes for MLEKIVSFILQTTSQLGYPGIILLMALESSFFPFPSEVIIPPAAYLAAKGEFNIWLVIASGILGSLLGAWFNYFLAMRLGRPALQLLILRYGKFFFLPPDTLLRMEKFFAEHGHISTFVGRLIPGVRQYISLPAGLGRMNLALFSFYTGLGAGIWVCILAAAGYLIGANEALLKEWLHRSSAFLILFSVMLVTLYVYFKRRR; via the coding sequence ATGCTTGAAAAAATAGTCTCCTTTATCTTGCAAACCACGTCTCAGCTTGGTTATCCAGGAATTATTTTATTGATGGCCCTTGAGTCATCATTTTTCCCTTTTCCCAGTGAAGTAATCATTCCCCCGGCCGCCTATCTAGCGGCCAAGGGGGAATTCAATATTTGGTTGGTTATTGCCTCGGGGATTCTGGGAAGTCTTTTAGGGGCTTGGTTTAACTACTTCCTGGCCATGCGCCTAGGAAGACCAGCCCTTCAGCTACTCATATTGCGTTACGGGAAATTCTTCTTTTTACCGCCAGATACACTTTTACGTATGGAAAAATTCTTTGCTGAACACGGGCACATAAGTACTTTTGTGGGGCGCCTTATTCCTGGTGTTCGCCAGTACATAAGCCTTCCTGCAGGTCTTGGCCGCATGAATCTGGCCCTTTTTTCTTTTTACACAGGTCTTGGAGCAGGAATATGGGTATGTATTCTTGCGGCGGCAGGTTATCTAATAGGGGCCAACGAAGCCCTTTTAAAAGAGTGGCTACACCGCAGCTCAGCCTTTTTAATTCTATTTTCCGTAATGCTAGTAACTCTTTATGTCTATTTCAAACGCAGACGTTAA
- a CDS encoding PD-(D/E)XK nuclease family protein, protein MRLNLRVRRYDLELLGERSREISYGEIAHQALYFLPSLPKGYQRKEVSSFVKKALKRALALFDPRFREDFSETEKQLGKILTKALLLEEVKPYFEEGVEVFKEIEVQDKTGMLHRIDRLVITREGPVVIEYKLGGRRRAHKEQVNLYQKILTHIFGQRPKGFLFYLEEPSFLDVDSLKQKPLL, encoded by the coding sequence ATGCGTCTTAATCTGAGGGTGCGCCGCTACGATCTTGAGCTTTTGGGAGAACGAAGTCGGGAAATAAGCTACGGTGAAATTGCCCATCAGGCCCTTTATTTTTTGCCCTCTTTGCCTAAAGGATACCAGCGCAAAGAGGTATCATCTTTTGTTAAAAAGGCTCTAAAAAGGGCCTTGGCCCTTTTTGATCCTCGTTTTAGGGAGGATTTTTCTGAAACGGAAAAACAACTCGGAAAAATATTAACTAAGGCCCTATTACTTGAAGAAGTGAAACCTTATTTCGAAGAAGGAGTTGAAGTTTTTAAAGAAATCGAAGTGCAAGATAAAACAGGTATGCTTCACCGGATTGACCGTCTGGTGATAACCAGGGAAGGCCCAGTGGTCATTGAATACAAACTTGGCGGTCGCCGCCGGGCGCACAAGGAACAAGTCAACCTTTATCAAAAAATTCTTACCCACATTTTCGGCCAAAGGCCCAAGGGATTCCTCTTTTATTTGGAAGAACCGTCTTTTTTAGACGTAGATAGCCTTAAACAAAAACCCTTACTTTAA